The Deltaproteobacteria bacterium genomic interval AAGGTCCTCGTTAGAGGTAATTTTGGGAGCCGGAGTTGCAAAAATCTGTACTGCTTTACTCGCCTCTAATCGAAATCCCTGCCATTCTCCGGCGTCTGGTGCAATCACGACCAAATCCGCACCTGATGAGGCAAAGACAGTCACCAGCCTATCCATGCTTGCATACTTACGCTTGTTTAACTTCATATTCCATTCAGCACTGACCCCATTGACCGCAATCAAATTGGACTTGCCATTAAAACCCTCAAAATCGACTTGCATAAATTTGATTTGCTTGGGGGCCTTCGGATCCTTCGAGGTCAACTCGTTTAAGTTTTTTACGAAAATGACGCTCCGCGGCATCACGGAAGCCTTCGTACGGATTTCATTCAACCAAGTATCTATTGTGACGCCGGACGGCAAGGGCGCAGCGGTATCGGCCGTCGGCGCAGCACCGACTGGAGCCACGGCATTAGGATCGGCAACGGCTGCTGGAGCCACGGCATTAGGATCGGCAACGGCTGCTGGAGCCACGGCATTAGGATCGGCAACGGCTGCTGGAGCCACGGCATTAGGATCGGCGACGGCTGCTGGAGCCACGGCGTTAGGATCAGACACAGCTGTGTCCACCGGTATAGAAGAATCCTGGCCCGATGCAGCGGATGTTGCTGTCGATGCTAAGAACGCCACCAACAAGCTCGTCCCAAGTGAATTTTGTCCCCGCAGCATGAAATGCCTCACCAAGATAGTGCTACCCCTGCTCCAGCGTACCCAACATCGTAAGAGACACCTGAAATTGCCGCAGGGTCGGTATCTGCAGCTTTGACTGTGGTGTTGGTCAACCCTACTGACTCCCAGAAATAGAAAGCTAAAAGTGCCGTCCGTAGCCGCAAACCTAGTAAGGGCAACTCTGGACCCGCCGTGAAATAAGCGTCGACTCCTAGCCGGTTGGAGGTAACTTTGCCTCCCGACTTGATAAGCGAATACCCAGTGTTTATTCCAAACCACCCTCGAATTGTATACCAGTCTGACAACTGCTCCAGACCTACCTCGAGACCAAGAGCAAATGACCTTCCCAGGCTGAAATCAGCCATCTCAGTGACCTTGTTGTTTTCATTCAACTCAACTGGCAACGATGCATTGAAGGTCCAGATGCCGAGTTTCGGATCCACAGTCACCCGATCGACGAGGAACCCTGGATTAAAGTCCCACGAGAATCCGATAACGTGTCGGGCAAAGGCTATTGAAGCAGTATATGTGGTATCAATGCCCTTGATGTCTACACCCGGTAATGTCTGAGTCGCTTTGGGCAACACATCGTAATAGTACCTTAGGCCTTTGAGCGGTCCTCCCCGCATCTCAAATAAAAGTCCAAACATATTCGTCTTCGCCAACAATGTCCCAAGAGGCCCAAAACCTGGTAGCACCTGTTTCCCGTACCTTACCCCGACGTACCCTGAGGCCGCGGCCTCCCATAACTGGCCAAGAAAATCCTTCCCACCCGTCAAAAAATCATCGAGTACGTCCTTCTCAACCGCCCGATCAAGGTCTGCATGCGCGGCCACGAGGCCCTTCATGATATCAGCCTTCCGAGCTCCTGGACCCTCGGCACTTTGAGCCCATAGCGGGCCAGTCGCTAAAACGGCGTCAACTGCAGGTGTAATCTCGTAGGTTACATCGCCACCTGATAATACCGACTTCTTCTTCACCTTTTTGGTCTTCGGTTTGTTGATCTTGGTGCGAGTCGCAGTACCCACAACTTGACTAGACCACTGTTTCTGCGTTGAATCCCAGCTCAACCTATAAAGCACAAGTGATTTGGGAGCTTCTTGCTCGGGATATTTAAACGACCTTGACTTACCTGCCCGCCAGTAGCGACCCGTAAAGGTGGGGGGCGTGCCTTTTATCCTCGCCTTGCTAACAAGCATTCCCATCGGACTACTTTCGAGAAGAGCAAAGGCAACGTAGTCGATGTATTCGTCGTCTTTATAGAACTTCATCAGATGCTCTGAATGAGTCAGGATGTACTCACTCACAATTTCACTAGCTTTATCGTCCTGATGAATGAGCTGGTACTTAACGTCCTTAACACCATCGATGATGTTCAAAGTCCAATTTGTTGTTTTTTCTATTCCCGAAACTTTTTTTCCACTCAAGTAACAACTAAAAGAACCAAAAGCGCCGAAACCATAGGGACCGTTACCCACAGACATCGCGGACCCTAGGGCAGCACATGTCTTTTTCCAGTTTTTACTGTAGCTTTTTGACTTATCCTTAGGGACTTTTCTGCTAGATTTAACGTCCACTATAATCTTTAGATGCTCTATGTTTATCTCTTCTGCGTGCAGTGCAGCCGAGAAAAACAAGGAAGCAAAACTAGCCAAAAGTATTTTGAAGACGAAATTCACGCATAACCTGCTTAGTTAGATTAACTCGAGATAGAATTGAGATCACTTGTGAGAGACTATTTCGACTTTTCCTACAAATACCGCCTGAGCTTGATTGCCAATAAACGCAGCAACCTCGGTACTCGATTTTAGGAATTCACGACTGACTGGGTAGAGAGTGCCTTTCTTTAAAATATACAAAACGTGTCCCTTATTTAGCAAGGACCACATAGGATCACCAGGTCGATTCTGGGCAAATTCCCTAATGTTCTGGAACGCCTGACGCTGCCCTTTGAAGACGAAATCACCGTTTAATAAGGAGGAAGTTTTACTTATTATCTGTTTGTTTAAAAGTGTGCCTGAGATCTGAGCAACAATTAGGTCCTCTCGGACAACAAAATATCCCTCGTTGGACAGAGGGTGTCTCTTATCTAGTGCCAACAGGTTGGAGTCTCTGATCAAATTTGAGAATCGACCAAAATCTGCGCTGCTCATCAGCTGAATGACAAGTCCTGACTGGAAGAGTTCGACTTCCTTTTTTGGAGCGATCCACACTGCGTCAGCGCTTTCAGGTTTTGGCGCAAAGTCACTGACGCCTATGTTGATGGGACCATCCGGAATCTCACCCAACGTGACAACGGTCAATTTAGTCTCGCCGTCTGCCAAGGATTTGGTGCGCTGGTTAATCCCTCGCGATGCCTCAACACCTGCACGAATTTTGAAATGATATCGCTTTATGCCGCCGAAAAGCTCGGTCACACCAACCTTTTTGATGGTCTTTAGTGGCACAGAGATGGTTGCGTCATTTGGATGCGCAACAAAAATTTCCTCTGTCTGTCCGTTACCAGACACAGAGATGAAAGCACGTAGCGTAACTGAGCCATCGGGCTTGTCTTGTGTCAACGCTGGTACAGGTAAATCGAGGGCTCCACCTTGAGGGTTTTCTAAGTTTCGCATGGTCCAATACTCTACGCCTCGAGGCGGGGGGGGGCTTTCCACCTTTATTGGCGGCAACGGTGCCGGGGGTGGAGGACTGGGTGGGATGACTGCCACTACTTGGGGCTTGGGCGGCACAACTTTTAGTGACGTAAGAGGCGAAGAATTCGAAGGAGTCATTTGCTGATTCGCCGATTTAGACTCCCCGATTTTTTTTGCCGCTAGCTGTTGCTTATTCAGATTGACTGTTGAAGTGACCTTTTTCTCTTCGATCGGCTTTCCGATGAATCCAGCAAGCTCGGAGGCACCATGGTTGGGAGCTAGTCCACCGAGGTTGGCACCGTCTATTTTCATGGCATCGGCACCTAGGGAGCTCAGTTCGGTTAAACCCATTCTAGCGTTCTGTAATTGGGGAGCGGATGGCATAGGTGGCGGCATCATCGGCGCAGGCATCTTATCCAGCACAAGAGCATCTAGTGGGTCTGATAGTTGCATTTCGGCATTCTCAGCCGAAGACAAACCATCGCCAGTAGCCGGCTCAAAATCGACTCGCCCTTCAGTGGGCGCTTCAGCCCTAGCTCCTACCTTGGTCGAGCCGGTGGCCGGTGGGGGGGGTGCCGGTACCGGTGGCGCTGGCGGCAGTGGCACCAAAAACACAGGTGCCAGTATGGGCTCCGGAACTGATGCAAGGGGCGGTGGCGCGATTGCAACTATAGTTGGTTTGATCGCGGAAACTACGGACCGCAGATCGGCATTCGTGGGAATTATTTTAGCCTGCACAGCCCGAGCCTGACGACTACCTTGTGGCTTAAAGACGGCGATTTTCTTGCCAGCCGAAATCGTATAGCTCTCTTCACCGGCCCTAAGTATTAGCGGTGGGCATTCCTTACACTTGTCTGCAACTTGTGGTACTGCGGACCCTCGGATCAAGCGAATGATGTACGCGGAACCACGCTGAGATCCGATCGCTGTAATTTGTACTTGACTGTCTTCGCCTAAAACCAGAGCTCTAAATTTATCAAACCTAATCTTTGCTCCGCTGGTTTCTGCAGTTGCCAAGGTGTCACCATCAAAAACACCCTGCCCCTTAATGAGATCTCGCCATCTTACTACCCCCTCTGACCTCGCTAGCAATGCGCCCTGTAGCTCTTCAACAGAGGCCACAGATGCTTGGACAATTTTTGTGAAGTTATCGATGTTGTAAATTGCCAACAGAATACCGAGAACGGCAACGCCCCAAATGGCGAGAAATACGACTTTTATGTTTGGTTTTTGTAACAACCTATGCGTTCCAACGAATTTACTGGTTCCTGTGGCGTATCCTCACTTCAATTGTCTTAACCCGTGCTCCCTAAGGTATTCGGCTGGCAACCAACCGAGCTTTAGAACACGACGTCATTCAGCAATCCAAAATAGACCGTCTCAAGTTCTCAAGTGGCGATCCGATAGTACCGTAGACAGAATCCTAAGATGGGGCGCTTTTGAATACTGCAGGCTTCAAATCGTTAGGAGCAAAGCTCTTCTACCTGATGACGGTCTTGGTGCTAGTCACGGTAGCTGGCAACTCATGGCAATTTTTCCGGACATACAAGGCTGACCTACTCGAACAACTTCAAGATTCGCTACAAAGCCAAGCAGAACGTGCCAAAGATCAAATCGAAACGTTGATTGAGACATGGCGGTCACAAGTGACGGTGGCACTACCGACACTACGAACTCAGGGAAAGGACGATGGCAAAGCGGGGAATCTTGCGCTCCAGAGATTTATAAATTCAAACACAGATTTTGTCGCTGTACATCTGATTAGCGCTCGTTCTGCCAGTAGCGCTGAACTCTCCTTGGTTGGAGAGGCATTCACTTCGCGAATCAACGACAAGAACTTTGAGGACAAGGAAGCAAGACTTGTGAGCGAGCAGCTTCGCTCTGCCATTCCAACTTGGTTGAAGACTCAAGTCGGCAGCCTAAAAGGTAAGGTTCTAGTGGAGAGTCTAGCAAAGCAGGTCAGATTACCTTTGGTAACCGTAGCCATTAGATTCGAAATTGCAAATACCAGCGAAGTGCTTTGGGCCGTTCTAACAGCCTGGCAAACCGGCATTAATAAGGCTCTTGCAAAATCGTCTTTCTTGAAAAGCTCTCTGCTCGATCGAAGCGGACGTGTATTCGCTTCTCTCGATCCCAACGACGTTTTGAACAGGCCATTATTCACAGGAAAGCAATTACTCAAGAGTGCTTTGGCCAGCAACAAGCCATCCGGGTTTGAAAATATTTACAAGGACCAAAGAAACCGGGAAAAAGTTGGAGCTTATGCAAGGTTTCAAAAATACCCTTTAATACTGGTGATTGAGCAAGATGCCAACGCAGCAACCCAAACTGTCCGTAAAACACTAATTTCGACGAGTCTGTGGGCAGGCCTTTTTGTCCTGCTTGCTATTATGCTGAGCTTTTTGGGATCTTCACAAATCACTAAGGGTTTACGTGCTGTAACGCTGGCCACAACGAAGATCGCCTCCGGCGACTTTCAACACAAAGTATCGACGGGTAGTCATGATGAGGTGGGAGCGCTAGCAACTGCAGTTAACCATATGTCATCTCAAATCGAAAATCTCCTCAAGTCACAAGTCGCACAAGCTCAGGTAGAGAAGGATCTAGAGACAGCGAAAACCGTACAAAATACATTTTTTCCTGAAAGCGATATTCGTCTTAGCCACATAAAAGCTACGGGTTTCTACAAGCCTGCCACCCAATGCGGTGGCGATTTGTGGGGTCATTTTCCTATCGAGGATGGTTTAGACTTTATATTCATCGCTGATGCCATGGGCCACGGAGTAGCGGCCGCCCTCGTGACGGCAATGGCATACTCAATCACGATGTCAATTGCGGACATTGTGAAACACGACCCAAGTTTTCGTGATTCACCTGGAACCGTACTAGAACGGCTGAATCGCGTCATCTACGATGCTGTTGAGGGAAAGATTAGTATGACATTCTTCGCTTCGGTGATCGACACCAAGCGAGGCATTATGACCTATGCAAATGCTGGGCACAATTTCCCAGTTATAGTCCCTAGCGATTCAAGTGACTCACGACTTACCAAAACCCCAAAGTCGCAATCTTTGGGCGGCCTCATTCAACCTATCTCTCTCAAACTTATGGGTACCCCCCTCGGAATGGATAGTACCTCCCAGTACAAAGAACGCACTATAGAGATCGCACCCGGTGACAAGATATTTTACTTCACAGACGGTCTGATCGAATGTACCTCTCCGTCTGGTGAGATGATGGGAAGAAAACAAATGCTTATCGACGTGGCTACTTATGCCAACCTACCTGCGGAAGAAATGAAAAATGCAATCGTAGACAAGGCCTTCGCGTTCTATGCTGGCACTCCTCAAGCCGATGATATCACCCTAGTAGTTACTGAAATTTCGAAAGATTGGAGGCAAGGAGAAATTCCTGCAGCAACGCCGCTTGAACCAAGTAGCGAAAGTTTAGTGCGTCGAGACAATGACGGTTTTGCGTCGGCGATTTCTGCAACGGATCCGACGATTGCAACTGCACGTACTGAAGTCCCACCTATTGACCTCGTAGGTACTAGTCTTATTACTGAAAATTTCATACCCAGCCCTACCGGGATTGAGGTTAAGGAATCGGCCTCAAAAAATCCGGATCCAGTTAACGTACCGCCACCGCCCCTAGCATTACCTCCTCCTCCAAATCTGCCAGATTTGGCCGTACACCTTGAGGCTCAAGTCGTAGTTGCCCCTTCAATAGAGCCGTTGACAAATATTCAGCCAGGCTCTGCTCGGGTTAACAGCAGGATTTCAAGTAAATATAAGTTAAAGCTGCCCAGTGTAGGATAAATCTTCGTTATCTACCTGAGTAGATAGCCCCCTCCATAAATGCAGCGTATAGTCACAGTGCTGCCCACTAGCTTTGCGCGCAGACGGGATATATGACTATCAATCGTCCGGGGAGACACCTTGACTCCCTGCCAGATTTTCGAGCTGATTTCATCCCGGCGAATAGTCTGGCCACAATGATTCACAAGTAATCGGAGTAATTGGAGTTCTTTTTGTGGCAAAACAACTACTTCTGAGGAATCACCCAGTCTTAACTTTAGGTTAGCTAAGTCCAGAACTAGATCCCGATAACGGATGACACTCCCCGCTCTACCACGAGTATCTTTACCCAGCATATTGCGGAGATTGATAGCAAATCGCATAGGATCATCACTAATTTCGATAGCTTGAACAGTTTCCGGCAGATCCTTCGGATTGCCATCTCCCGAAGAAACGGCAATGCAGGCGCAGCCAGCAAGGTTTTGCCGAGCGATTGTTGCAATCTCAGATAATGACCAAGTTTTTGCACGATTATCAATGATTAGGGCGTCTGGCATCTGATTACAGTTAATTCGGATAATAGACCAAAGCGTCTGAGTTGACGCTACGGCTCGGACAGCGAAATCACCGATCAGCATGTCGGTGATTCTTGGTTGCGAATGATCTGCCTTTTCTAATACCCAGAGTGTTGCCAATGATAGCTCTCCACTTGAATTCCGCAGTTGAAATATGGTTATCTGCAGCAATTGATTCTCGATAACTCAATTATATGACAGATATCGCCGATTAGGATGCTGGGTTCGGTATTCTTAGTCATAAGAGCAGGTGTCCTAATGGCCTCACAATTAACTATTGAAACCGTTAAAGAAGCTGCGAAAAGAATTAGGCCATATGTCGCGCCATCCCCCGTAAAATACTCGGTAAATCTGTCAAAAAAAATGGATCAGCCTGTTTACCTTAAGCTTGAAAATTTAAATCTATCCGGCTCATTTAAGATTAGAGGAGCCATGAATGCACTCCTTCAGGTCGGGCCAGAAGAGCTAGAATCTGGTGTAATTGCAGCTAGCGCAGGAAATCATGCGCAGGGAGTGGCCCATACTTGTCGCCTACTTGGAACTAAGGCGACCATCTTCATGCCCATTCATTCTCCGATTGTAAAGGCAGCAGCAACCAGAGAGCTGGGAGCTGAGGTCGTTCTAACTGGTAACAGTTACGAAGAAGCTTTGGGCGCAGCACTTGAGCGACAGAAACAAACGGGCGCTCTGTTCCTTCATGGTTTTAACGATGAGCGTGTGATCGCAGGACAAGGCACAGTGGCGTTGGAACTTTTAGAACAGGTTCCCGACATGGGCCTTGTATTAACAAGTATCGGGGGAGGCGGTCTGGCAGCGGGCGTTGCGTTGGCCATAAAGGAGTCAAATGCGTCAATTCAGGTGGTGGGAGTTCAATCAACCTCTTTCCCGGCTATGAAACAATCACTTTCAGCGGGTAAGATGACGGAGTTCTCGACAGGCTATACGATTGCGGATGGAATTGCGATCAAAGTGCCTGGGTCGAAAAACTTCGAAATTCTGAACTCTTGTATCGACGATATCGTGCTAGTTAGTGAAGACGAAATCGCCTCGGGAGTCATGAATTTAATGGAGTGGGAGCATATGCTAGCTGAAGGGGCTGGTGCTGCAGCTGTGGCCGCACTTTGGAAAATTTCTCCACAAACATTCGCTAAAGTACAAAAACGACCGATTGTCTGCGTTGTGTCAGGTGGTAACATCGACGTTAATTTACTAAAGAGAATCATTCCTATCGGTCTAAAGCATACTGGAAGGCTGTTTAGACTGGCTGTGATGATACAAGATCGGCCGGGCCGCTTAGCCGAACTTCTTAACATAGTGAGTCAAACAGGTGCAAACCTGCAGGACGTTACTCATAATAGGTTGTACAACGCTGTCGGTTTCGACGATGTTGAGGTCATTCTCGACATCGAAACCATCGATAATCAACATCAAGACCAAGTAACTCAGAGCCTAACTAGACAAAAGTTCAAATATACCAAGCTAGGATGATAATATTGCTATAATAAAAAATGGCGCTTACGCGCCATTTTTTATATCTTTTCATTCATAACCATCAACTTGCAAGATTCTTAGCACCCCGCTCACCACCTACCGACTGCATGTCGCCAGCAACCTGAAACACGGAGCTTTGCAGTTCAAACATAATTTCTGCTACATCGATGTAAGTTTTAACGAAAGTTACCTTTATTTTCTTCTTCACATTCACAGGCAGTTGGTCAAATGCCCCTCGGTTTTTCTCAGGTAATAATACATGCTCAACACCCTCTCTCTGAGCGGCAAGTAGTTTCTCCTTCAATCCGCCAATAGGTAGTACCTTCCCGTGGAGGGTGATTTCACCCGTCATCGCAATCTTTTCCTTGGGTGCCTTCCCCAGGAGCGCCGAGAGAATTGACGTCGCCAAAGCAATTCCAGCGGACGGTCCATCCTTAGGCACGGCACCGGCAGGAAGATGTATGTGGATTTCGTTTTCCACAAGATTTTTGGCATCAACACCAAATTCAACAGCACGAGATCTTATGTAGCTCAACGCAGTCTGAGCAGACTCTTTCATGACGTCACCTAGTTGCCCTGTCAGTACCAGCTTAGACCTAGTACCAGGCAACAGATTTGTCTCGATTGCCATCACTTCACCACCGTAGCTCGTATAAGCAAGGCCCAGAGAGACCCCCGTTACCGGATCAAGGTGGTAAAAATCGTCGTCAAATCGCTTGACGCCCAAATGTTTCTCTACCAATTGGGGCGTTAATTTGATGACCGTCCGCTTGGTCGAGTCCGTGTCCTCTTCTGCATACTGACGCGCTATCTTTCGACAAACTGATGCTATTTGCTTTTCTAAACCCCTTAGACCACTTTCACGCGTATATGCGTTAATGATCGTGGTCAAAGAGTTTCGCGAAAACACAACCTCTGAATCGTTAAGGCCTGATTCTTTTAACTGCTTTGGCACTAAATACTGATTTGCTATAATGAGCTTCTCCTCTTCTGAGTAGCCCGATACCTCGATTATCTCCAGACGATCACGCAATGGCCCCGGAATGGTCTCCAAAGAGTTGCAGTTTGCAATGAAGAAAACATCCGAAAGGTCAAAAGAAACCCCCAGGTAGTGATCGACGAAGTTTTTATTTTGTTCGGGATCCAGAACTTCAAGTAGTGCCGATGCCGGGTCTCCTCGATGATCTGACCCCATTTTGTCGATCTCGTCCAGCATGATCAGAGGGTTACTACTTTTGACTTGTTTAAGGCTAGTGATCAGACGGCCCGGGTACGCACCGACATAAGTCTTTCTATGGCCACGTATATCGGCCTCATCCCGGACCCCCCCAAGTGAGATGCGAGAGAAGTGTCTGCCCATCGCTCTCGCCACTGATTTACCCAGACTAGTCTTACCGACACCCGGCGGACCAACGAAACATATGATTGGGCTTTTAGCGCGCGGGTTAAGTTTTTTTACTGCTAGATATTCAATGATACGGTCTTTCACCTGGTCTAGGCCGTAATGATCCTCATCTAGGACGTTTTTGACATCTTTGAGGTTTAATTTGTCCTCTGTGCGTAATTCCCAAGGTAACGCTAAAATTGTTTCGACGTGCGTCCGCGTTAAAGCAGCCTCGCTAGTATCTGAGTGCATTCTTTCAAGACGCCTCAATTGGCGAGAAGCCTCTTCCTTGGCTTCAACGCTTAGTTTAACGTCCTCCATTTTCTTCCATAGCGCTTCAATTTCCTCCTTGCCATCGGAATCACCGAGTTCAGTTTTGATCGCTCGCATTTGCTCCCGCAGATAATGCTCGCGCTGCATTCGGCTGATCTCTTCCTTGGCCTGAGATTGAATACGCACCTGCATCTGGTAAACTTCGATTTCGCGAGATAAAAAGCGATGAACCGCACGGAGTCTTTCGGTTGGGTTGTAAACCGCGAGAATCCCCTGCG includes:
- a CDS encoding winged helix-turn-helix transcriptional regulator; this encodes MATLWVLEKADHSQPRITDMLIGDFAVRAVASTQTLWSIIRINCNQMPDALIIDNRAKTWSLSEIATIARQNLAGCACIAVSSGDGNPKDLPETVQAIEISDDPMRFAINLRNMLGKDTRGRAGSVIRYRDLVLDLANLKLRLGDSSEVVVLPQKELQLLRLLVNHCGQTIRRDEISSKIWQGVKVSPRTIDSHISRLRAKLVGSTVTIRCIYGGGYLLR
- a CDS encoding threonine ammonia-lyase gives rise to the protein MLGSVFLVIRAGVLMASQLTIETVKEAAKRIRPYVAPSPVKYSVNLSKKMDQPVYLKLENLNLSGSFKIRGAMNALLQVGPEELESGVIAASAGNHAQGVAHTCRLLGTKATIFMPIHSPIVKAAATRELGAEVVLTGNSYEEALGAALERQKQTGALFLHGFNDERVIAGQGTVALELLEQVPDMGLVLTSIGGGGLAAGVALAIKESNASIQVVGVQSTSFPAMKQSLSAGKMTEFSTGYTIADGIAIKVPGSKNFEILNSCIDDIVLVSEDEIASGVMNLMEWEHMLAEGAGAAAVAALWKISPQTFAKVQKRPIVCVVSGGNIDVNLLKRIIPIGLKHTGRLFRLAVMIQDRPGRLAELLNIVSQTGANLQDVTHNRLYNAVGFDDVEVILDIETIDNQHQDQVTQSLTRQKFKYTKLG
- a CDS encoding HAMP domain-containing protein, yielding MNTAGFKSLGAKLFYLMTVLVLVTVAGNSWQFFRTYKADLLEQLQDSLQSQAERAKDQIETLIETWRSQVTVALPTLRTQGKDDGKAGNLALQRFINSNTDFVAVHLISARSASSAELSLVGEAFTSRINDKNFEDKEARLVSEQLRSAIPTWLKTQVGSLKGKVLVESLAKQVRLPLVTVAIRFEIANTSEVLWAVLTAWQTGINKALAKSSFLKSSLLDRSGRVFASLDPNDVLNRPLFTGKQLLKSALASNKPSGFENIYKDQRNREKVGAYARFQKYPLILVIEQDANAATQTVRKTLISTSLWAGLFVLLAIMLSFLGSSQITKGLRAVTLATTKIASGDFQHKVSTGSHDEVGALATAVNHMSSQIENLLKSQVAQAQVEKDLETAKTVQNTFFPESDIRLSHIKATGFYKPATQCGGDLWGHFPIEDGLDFIFIADAMGHGVAAALVTAMAYSITMSIADIVKHDPSFRDSPGTVLERLNRVIYDAVEGKISMTFFASVIDTKRGIMTYANAGHNFPVIVPSDSSDSRLTKTPKSQSLGGLIQPISLKLMGTPLGMDSTSQYKERTIEIAPGDKIFYFTDGLIECTSPSGEMMGRKQMLIDVATYANLPAEEMKNAIVDKAFAFYAGTPQADDITLVVTEISKDWRQGEIPAATPLEPSSESLVRRDNDGFASAISATDPTIATARTEVPPIDLVGTSLITENFIPSPTGIEVKESASKNPDPVNVPPPPLALPPPPNLPDLAVHLEAQVVVAPSIEPLTNIQPGSARVNSRISSKYKLKLPSVG
- the lon gene encoding endopeptidase La codes for the protein MTGQSSNQLTDINTEMPLLPLKDIVVFPHMIVPVFINEDLCINAVEHALAHQRKIFLSAFKVAGEQTDSLNCSLEAPFDVYDTGTVCSIMRTRKLPDGRMKVLVQGISKAEISGLISSEPFPSVRVKVIEEPVIVKNTPEIEAMIRATRENLEKVVSLGKVLSPDILMVLEDVTDPGRLADLVAANLGLKVQEAQGILAVYNPTERLRAVHRFLSREIEVYQMQVRIQSQAKEEISRMQREHYLREQMRAIKTELGDSDGKEEIEALWKKMEDVKLSVEAKEEASRQLRRLERMHSDTSEAALTRTHVETILALPWELRTEDKLNLKDVKNVLDEDHYGLDQVKDRIIEYLAVKKLNPRAKSPIICFVGPPGVGKTSLGKSVARAMGRHFSRISLGGVRDEADIRGHRKTYVGAYPGRLITSLKQVKSSNPLIMLDEIDKMGSDHRGDPASALLEVLDPEQNKNFVDHYLGVSFDLSDVFFIANCNSLETIPGPLRDRLEIIEVSGYSEEEKLIIANQYLVPKQLKESGLNDSEVVFSRNSLTTIINAYTRESGLRGLEKQIASVCRKIARQYAEEDTDSTKRTVIKLTPQLVEKHLGVKRFDDDFYHLDPVTGVSLGLAYTSYGGEVMAIETNLLPGTRSKLVLTGQLGDVMKESAQTALSYIRSRAVEFGVDAKNLVENEIHIHLPAGAVPKDGPSAGIALATSILSALLGKAPKEKIAMTGEITLHGKVLPIGGLKEKLLAAQREGVEHVLLPEKNRGAFDQLPVNVKKKIKVTFVKTYIDVAEIMFELQSSVFQVAGDMQSVGGERGAKNLAS